The proteins below come from a single Streptomyces tubercidicus genomic window:
- a CDS encoding PLP-dependent cysteine synthase family protein: MPTVDIDRTDPDYRSWLNEAVRKVQADANRTADTHLLRFPLPESWGIDLYLKDESTHPTGSLKHRLARSLFLYGLCNGWIRPGKPVIESSSGSTAVSEAYFASLIGVPFIAVMPATTSPEKTRLIEFHGGTCHLVKDPRTVYEVSARLAAESGGHYMDQFTYAERATDWRGNNNIAESIYQQLRLERYPEPAWIVATAGTGGTSATIARYVHYMQYDTRICVPDPENSCFFDGWRTGDAKTDCATASRIEGIGRPRMEPSFVPGAIDRMMKVPDAASIAAVRALETAIGRKAGGSTGTGLWSALKIVAEMVAEGRTGSVVTLLCDPGDRYLDKYYSDAWLASQGLDITPYARTLDEFLATGAWPA; encoded by the coding sequence ATGCCGACCGTCGACATCGACCGTACGGATCCGGACTACCGAAGCTGGCTCAATGAAGCCGTCCGCAAGGTTCAGGCGGACGCCAACCGGACCGCCGACACCCATCTGCTGCGCTTCCCGCTGCCCGAGAGCTGGGGCATCGACCTCTACCTCAAGGACGAGTCGACGCACCCCACCGGGAGCCTCAAGCACCGGCTGGCCCGCTCCCTGTTCCTCTACGGGCTGTGCAACGGCTGGATCCGCCCCGGCAAGCCGGTCATCGAGTCCTCCAGCGGCTCCACGGCCGTCTCCGAGGCGTACTTCGCCTCCCTCATCGGCGTGCCGTTCATCGCGGTGATGCCGGCCACCACCAGCCCGGAGAAGACCCGGCTGATCGAGTTCCACGGCGGCACCTGTCATCTGGTGAAGGATCCGCGGACCGTCTACGAGGTCTCCGCCCGTCTCGCCGCCGAGTCCGGCGGCCACTACATGGACCAGTTCACCTACGCGGAACGAGCCACCGACTGGCGCGGCAACAACAACATCGCCGAGTCGATCTACCAGCAGCTGCGGCTCGAACGCTATCCCGAGCCCGCCTGGATCGTGGCGACCGCGGGTACCGGCGGCACCTCGGCGACCATCGCCCGCTATGTCCACTACATGCAGTACGACACCCGCATCTGCGTCCCCGACCCGGAGAACTCCTGCTTCTTCGACGGCTGGCGCACCGGTGACGCCAAGACCGACTGTGCCACTGCCTCGCGTATCGAGGGCATCGGGCGGCCGCGGATGGAACCGAGCTTCGTGCCCGGCGCCATCGACCGGATGATGAAGGTCCCGGATGCTGCCAGCATCGCCGCCGTACGCGCCCTGGAGACCGCGATAGGGCGCAAGGCGGGCGGTTCGACCGGTACCGGGCTGTGGAGCGCCCTGAAGATCGTCGCCGAGATGGTCGCCGAAGGTCGTACGGGATCCGTCGTCACCCTGCTGTGCGACCCCGGCGACCGCTACCTCGACAAGTACTACTCCGACGCCTGGCTGGCCTCCCAGGGGCTGGACATCACGCCCTACGCGCGCACCCTCGACGAGTTCCTGGCCACCGGCGCTTGGCCCGCCTGA
- a CDS encoding ROK family protein, giving the protein MTQTRTTRLERGRGALGPALELVHTGRAPTRAVLTSELGVTRATAGAVAAELEALGLITVDSRPTASAGSQGRPSHRLFVAERGPVVLAAQIHADGFRVALVGLGGRIVATTTGCGAIPADPAQVLAEVVAAGADLLRETGRRCLGAGLAVPSAVAEPDGEALKPMHLAWPSGAPVRALFLRSLAEAGIPGVTEQIGFSGNDVNLMALAEHRHGAGRGARDLLCVASGHRGVGGALVLDGRLHSGSSGLALEVGHLTVHPEGAPCHCGSRGCLDVEADPLAFLGAAGREPGPEGSLLQQAADLLRDEYTDPGVRAAADLLIDRLGLGLAGLANILNPDRIVLGGLHRSLLEADPERLRAVVADRSLWGRSGGVPILPCSLDHNSLVGAAELAWQPVLDDPLVVLER; this is encoded by the coding sequence GTGACCCAGACTCGGACAACCAGGCTGGAACGGGGCCGCGGCGCCCTCGGACCCGCACTGGAGCTCGTACACACCGGCCGCGCGCCCACCCGCGCCGTCCTGACCTCCGAACTCGGCGTGACCCGCGCGACCGCGGGGGCGGTGGCCGCCGAACTCGAAGCGCTCGGACTGATCACCGTCGACTCCCGGCCGACCGCCTCGGCCGGCTCCCAGGGGCGGCCGTCCCACCGGCTGTTCGTCGCCGAGCGCGGACCGGTCGTGCTCGCCGCGCAGATCCACGCGGACGGGTTCCGGGTCGCGCTGGTCGGTCTCGGGGGCCGCATCGTGGCGACCACGACCGGCTGCGGCGCCATCCCCGCCGACCCGGCGCAGGTGCTCGCCGAAGTCGTCGCGGCGGGCGCGGACCTGCTGCGCGAGACCGGGCGGCGCTGTCTCGGCGCCGGTTTGGCGGTGCCCTCCGCGGTCGCCGAACCGGACGGCGAGGCCCTCAAGCCGATGCATCTCGCCTGGCCTTCGGGCGCCCCCGTACGCGCCCTCTTCCTGCGCTCGCTCGCCGAGGCGGGCATCCCGGGAGTCACCGAGCAGATCGGCTTCAGCGGTAACGACGTCAACCTCATGGCGCTCGCCGAACACCGCCACGGGGCCGGCCGGGGCGCCCGTGACCTGCTCTGTGTGGCCTCCGGTCACCGGGGCGTCGGCGGGGCGCTGGTGCTCGACGGCCGCCTGCACAGCGGCAGTTCGGGCCTGGCGCTGGAGGTCGGCCATCTGACCGTCCACCCCGAGGGGGCGCCCTGCCACTGCGGCAGCCGCGGCTGCCTGGACGTCGAGGCGGACCCGCTCGCCTTCCTCGGCGCCGCAGGCCGCGAACCGGGCCCCGAAGGCTCCCTGCTCCAACAGGCCGCCGATCTGCTGCGCGACGAGTACACCGACCCGGGCGTCCGCGCCGCCGCCGACCTCCTCATCGACCGCCTCGGGCTCGGCCTCGCCGGACTCGCCAACATCCTCAACCCCGACCGCATCGTCCTCGGCGGACTGCACCGCTCCCTGCTGGAGGCCGACCCGGAACGGCTGCGCGCGGTGGTCGCCGACCGCAGTCTGTGGGGCCGCAGCGGCGGGGTGCCGATCCTGCCCTGCAGCCTCGACCACAACAGCCTGGTCGGCGCGGCCGAACTGGCCTGGCAGCCGGTGCTGGATGATCCGTTGGTGGTTCTCGAACGGTAG
- a CDS encoding PPOX class F420-dependent oxidoreductase, whose protein sequence is MIPEVVARSPYVSLVTYRGNGTPVATPVWAVAEGAELLVWTRDDSWKVKRLRNDARVTVTPCDVRGRIAEGARTVEGTGRLLEGADGLGRVRKAMARKYGLRFRLMDSVGALVRGGKRPHVGISVTL, encoded by the coding sequence ATGATTCCCGAAGTGGTCGCGCGCAGTCCGTACGTCAGCCTGGTCACCTACCGCGGGAACGGGACACCGGTGGCCACCCCCGTATGGGCGGTGGCCGAAGGGGCGGAACTCCTGGTGTGGACGCGGGACGACAGCTGGAAGGTGAAGCGGCTGCGGAATGACGCCCGGGTGACCGTCACCCCGTGCGATGTGCGCGGCCGGATCGCCGAGGGCGCCCGGACCGTCGAGGGCACCGGACGGCTCCTGGAGGGTGCCGACGGGCTGGGGCGGGTACGCAAGGCGATGGCGCGCAAATACGGGCTGCGATTCCGGCTGATGGACAGCGTCGGCGCGCTGGTACGCGGCGGCAAACGGCCGCATGTGGGGATCTCGGTCACCCTGTAG
- a CDS encoding SRPBCC family protein: protein MARRLRPVELDFVESAPLRLVFAAEVSAPPKAVYAALADDVAGWSCWFTGVARSASTQGGAGREVRLTGGTRFTETVLAAEPDARYAYRVDTTNAPGLRALLEDWRLTPSGGGTRLRWTFAADGPAPFRLLLTLARPGLGRAFRESARALDRRLTRP, encoded by the coding sequence ATGGCACGCCGACTCCGCCCCGTGGAACTCGACTTCGTCGAGTCCGCCCCGCTGCGGCTGGTGTTCGCCGCGGAGGTCAGCGCGCCGCCGAAGGCGGTGTATGCGGCGCTGGCGGACGATGTGGCCGGCTGGTCGTGCTGGTTCACGGGCGTGGCGCGGTCGGCGTCGACGCAGGGCGGCGCGGGCCGGGAGGTCCGGCTGACCGGTGGCACCCGCTTCACCGAGACGGTGCTGGCGGCCGAGCCCGACGCGCGCTACGCCTACCGTGTCGACACCACCAACGCCCCCGGCCTGCGGGCCCTGTTGGAGGACTGGCGGCTGACGCCGTCGGGCGGCGGCACCCGGCTGCGGTGGACGTTCGCGGCGGACGGCCCGGCGCCGTTCCGGCTTCTGCTGACGCTGGCCAGGCCGGGTCTGGGCCGCGCCTTCCGGGAGTCGGCGCGGGCCCTGGACCGCAGGCTCACCCGGCCCTGA
- a CDS encoding ATP-binding protein translates to MIRQPSRHCTVELQAVPARIGHVRRIVSAQLRYWRLDAVIDPAALGVTELLANVHRHARPSKHCTVELCVLLDQLTVSVHDEDPRLPRIRVAESWETCGRGLALIAALSESWGVRPDGSGKVVWFTLPALTTAPEEACTVRGYGEAVPMEDARTVAGSHIRIRGTRVG, encoded by the coding sequence GTGATCAGGCAGCCCAGCAGGCACTGCACGGTGGAGCTCCAAGCCGTTCCGGCTCGCATCGGACATGTGCGCAGAATCGTCTCCGCCCAGCTGCGGTACTGGCGTCTCGACGCCGTGATAGACCCGGCGGCGCTCGGGGTGACCGAACTCCTCGCCAATGTGCACCGACACGCCCGCCCCAGCAAGCACTGCACCGTGGAACTGTGCGTTCTTCTCGACCAGTTGACGGTCTCGGTGCACGACGAGGACCCCCGGCTGCCCCGGATCCGGGTCGCCGAGAGCTGGGAGACCTGTGGCCGCGGCCTGGCGCTGATCGCGGCGCTCAGCGAGAGCTGGGGGGTGCGCCCGGACGGCAGCGGCAAGGTCGTGTGGTTCACCCTTCCGGCCCTGACCACGGCGCCCGAGGAGGCTTGTACGGTCCGTGGCTACGGGGAGGCCGTGCCGATGGAGGACGCCCGTACGGTGGCCGGGTCGCACATCCGGATACGGGGCACCAGGGTGGGCTGA
- a CDS encoding SHOCT domain-containing protein has translation MFELADPWSGGGPGPWILFVPVLWALVIVGVMTLLRRTVWRHGGPGRQFQGSQYPARADTPSPLAVLGRRFAAGEIDEEEYWRRLSVLEEHFATGPKGGAA, from the coding sequence ATGTTCGAGCTTGCCGACCCCTGGTCGGGCGGCGGCCCCGGCCCCTGGATCCTGTTCGTGCCCGTCCTCTGGGCGCTGGTCATCGTCGGCGTGATGACACTGCTGCGCCGCACCGTATGGCGCCACGGCGGGCCCGGCCGCCAGTTCCAGGGATCGCAGTACCCCGCCCGTGCCGACACGCCCTCACCCCTCGCCGTCCTCGGCCGCCGCTTCGCCGCGGGGGAGATCGACGAGGAGGAGTACTGGCGCCGCCTCTCCGTCCTGGAGGAACACTTCGCCACAGGCCCCAAGGGGGGCGCGGCATAA
- a CDS encoding right-handed parallel beta-helix repeat-containing protein, producing the protein MAQGSVQVTHSGTSRWRRRTGEYSSLAAALEAAGDGDVLTVPAGTYRENLVLVRAVTLRGPDGARGSVRIAPADGVALTIRASATVHDLHLEATDSAAPALLVEDGAPELIGLRVVTRSASGIEVRGGARPTVRRCTVDNAGGVGISVLDGAGGVFEECEVMAAGQAGVAVRGGAHPRLEHCRIHHASGAGLSLHGEGSAVEAVGCELYEIKGAGIQVASRATGHFTDCTVHRTSADGVTLDTDAVLTLADCDIHDIPENAVDLRSRSVLTLTRSTVRHFGRNGLSVWDPGTRVDANQCEIHDSTGDYPAVWVSDGATAVLDSTRVHDVPDALFVLDRGSRADVVDSDIAQVRNTAVSVSDGATVQLDDCRIREAATGAWFRDHGSGGTLANCTIDGAQTGVIVTKGADPTIESCTVSSPTEAGFYVSAEGRGTFQGCRVTGSSGFGFHVIDGCRTTLTRCRTERCARGGYEFAEGGAGQGDGPTVQDCTSDESRAVQALAAAATAPAVAQLTQTAGLLGNVPAQGPPPAAPAPAVAEPDTGNRPSDEVLGELDTLVGLESVKREVRSLINMIEVGRRRQEAGLKAASVRRHLVFTGSPGTGKTTVARLYGEILASLGVLERGHLVEVSRVDLVGEHIGSTAIRTQEAFDRARGGVLFIDEAYALSPEDSGRDFGKEAIDTLVKLMEDHREAVVVIVAGYTAEMARFLAVNPGVASRFSRTITFGDYAPEELLRIVEQQGEEHEYHLAEGAGEALLKYFTALPKGPSFGNGRTARQTFEAMVERHAGRVSQLTDPSTDDLTLLYADDLPELP; encoded by the coding sequence ATGGCACAGGGCTCGGTCCAGGTGACGCACTCCGGAACGTCCCGTTGGCGACGCCGTACAGGGGAGTACAGCTCGCTCGCCGCCGCCCTGGAGGCCGCCGGGGACGGTGATGTGCTGACCGTCCCGGCCGGTACCTACCGCGAGAATCTGGTGCTGGTGCGCGCGGTGACCCTGCGCGGCCCGGACGGGGCCCGTGGTTCGGTGCGGATCGCCCCGGCCGACGGAGTGGCGCTGACCATACGCGCCTCGGCCACCGTCCACGATCTGCATCTGGAAGCGACGGACTCGGCGGCGCCCGCGCTGCTGGTCGAGGACGGCGCCCCGGAGCTGATCGGGCTGCGTGTGGTGACCCGGTCCGCGTCCGGTATCGAGGTCCGTGGCGGCGCCCGCCCCACGGTGCGCCGCTGCACGGTCGACAACGCGGGCGGGGTGGGCATCAGCGTCCTGGACGGCGCCGGCGGCGTCTTCGAGGAGTGCGAGGTGATGGCCGCCGGGCAGGCCGGTGTGGCGGTGCGCGGCGGGGCCCACCCCCGGCTGGAGCACTGCCGGATCCATCACGCCTCGGGTGCCGGGCTGTCGCTGCACGGCGAGGGCAGCGCGGTCGAGGCGGTGGGCTGCGAGCTGTACGAGATCAAGGGCGCGGGCATCCAGGTCGCCTCGCGCGCCACCGGGCATTTCACCGACTGCACGGTCCACCGCACCTCCGCCGACGGCGTCACCCTGGACACCGATGCGGTGCTCACCCTCGCCGACTGCGATATCCACGACATCCCGGAGAACGCCGTCGATCTGCGCTCCCGTTCGGTGCTGACGCTGACCCGCAGCACGGTGCGGCACTTCGGGCGCAACGGGCTGTCCGTCTGGGACCCGGGCACCCGGGTGGACGCCAACCAGTGCGAGATCCACGACAGTACGGGCGACTACCCGGCGGTGTGGGTGAGCGACGGCGCCACCGCCGTACTGGACTCGACCCGGGTGCATGACGTCCCGGACGCGCTGTTCGTCCTGGACCGGGGCTCCCGCGCCGATGTCGTCGACTCCGATATCGCGCAGGTCCGCAACACCGCGGTGTCGGTGAGCGACGGGGCGACCGTGCAGCTGGACGACTGCCGGATCCGGGAGGCCGCCACGGGCGCCTGGTTCCGGGACCACGGCAGTGGTGGCACGCTCGCCAACTGCACCATCGACGGTGCGCAGACCGGCGTGATCGTCACCAAGGGCGCGGACCCCACCATCGAGAGCTGCACGGTCAGTTCGCCCACCGAGGCCGGGTTCTATGTCTCCGCGGAGGGCCGCGGCACCTTCCAGGGCTGCCGGGTCACCGGGAGTTCCGGCTTCGGCTTCCATGTGATCGACGGGTGCCGTACGACGCTGACGCGGTGCCGTACGGAGCGGTGTGCCCGCGGCGGCTACGAGTTCGCCGAGGGCGGGGCCGGGCAGGGCGACGGGCCGACGGTGCAGGACTGCACCAGCGACGAGAGCCGTGCCGTGCAGGCACTGGCCGCCGCGGCGACGGCACCCGCGGTGGCGCAGCTGACCCAGACGGCCGGGCTGCTGGGCAACGTCCCCGCGCAGGGCCCGCCACCGGCAGCGCCCGCGCCGGCCGTCGCGGAGCCGGACACCGGCAACCGGCCCTCCGACGAGGTGCTGGGCGAGCTGGACACCCTCGTGGGGCTGGAGAGCGTCAAGCGTGAGGTGCGCAGCCTGATCAACATGATCGAGGTGGGACGGCGGCGCCAGGAGGCGGGGCTGAAGGCCGCGTCGGTGCGCCGCCACCTCGTCTTCACCGGCTCCCCCGGTACCGGCAAGACGACCGTGGCCCGGCTGTACGGCGAAATCCTGGCGTCCTTGGGGGTGTTGGAGCGCGGTCATCTGGTCGAGGTGTCCCGGGTGGACCTGGTGGGCGAGCACATCGGCTCGACGGCGATCCGTACCCAGGAGGCATTCGACCGGGCGCGCGGCGGGGTGCTGTTCATCGATGAGGCGTACGCCCTCTCCCCCGAGGACTCCGGACGGGACTTCGGGAAGGAGGCCATCGACACCCTGGTGAAGCTGATGGAGGACCACCGGGAGGCGGTGGTGGTGATCGTGGCGGGCTACACCGCCGAGATGGCGCGGTTCCTTGCCGTCAACCCCGGTGTGGCATCCCGTTTCTCGCGGACCATCACCTTTGGTGACTACGCGCCCGAGGAGCTGCTGCGGATCGTTGAGCAGCAGGGTGAGGAGCATGAGTACCACCTCGCCGAGGGGGCCGGCGAGGCGCTGCTGAAGTACTTCACCGCGTTGCCCAAGGGTCCCTCCTTCGGCAACGGCCGTACCGCACGGCAGACATTCGAGGCGATGGTCGAGCGGCACGCGGGCCGGGTGTCCCAGCTGACCGACCCGAGCACCGACGACCTGACCCTCCTCTACGCGGACGATCTGCCCGAACTCCCCTGA
- a CDS encoding phosphotriesterase family protein, which produces MHTARSVRTVLGDIGPTGLGVCNAHDHLFLRSPQLPGQELADAEAAAAELNAFRAAGGAAVIQWTPYGMGRRAAELPRLARESGVRIVAATGLHQAAHYSPELLARVHGDLAGLFVTELTEGIGGTGPRAGMIKVAGGFHGLDRHARHTMAAAAEAQRATGAAIGVHLELGTGALDVLDLLCGTLAVPPDRVILGHLNRSPDLVVHRTAAEAGAYLAFDGPSRAHHATDWRLPEALAALADAGFGDRILLGGDTTTAAARSVNGGPGMPYLLGRHRERLARTLGKDLVARFLTANPAHAFAADWAPTG; this is translated from the coding sequence ATGCATACGGCCCGCTCGGTCCGTACGGTCCTCGGTGATATCGGGCCCACCGGTCTCGGCGTCTGCAACGCACATGACCATCTCTTCCTGCGCAGCCCCCAACTCCCGGGCCAGGAACTGGCTGACGCCGAGGCGGCGGCCGCCGAGCTGAATGCCTTTCGCGCGGCCGGCGGCGCCGCGGTGATCCAGTGGACGCCGTACGGCATGGGCCGCCGCGCCGCCGAACTGCCGCGGCTGGCACGGGAATCGGGCGTACGGATCGTCGCCGCCACCGGTCTGCACCAGGCGGCGCACTACTCCCCCGAGCTGCTGGCGCGGGTCCATGGCGATCTGGCCGGGCTGTTCGTCACCGAGTTGACCGAGGGGATCGGCGGCACCGGCCCCCGGGCCGGGATGATCAAGGTCGCCGGCGGCTTCCACGGACTGGACCGGCATGCCCGGCACACCATGGCGGCCGCCGCCGAGGCCCAGCGGGCGACCGGCGCCGCCATCGGCGTCCACCTGGAGCTGGGCACCGGGGCGCTGGACGTACTCGACCTGCTCTGCGGCACCTTGGCGGTCCCGCCGGACCGGGTGATCCTCGGCCATCTCAACCGCTCGCCGGACCTCGTCGTCCACCGGACCGCCGCCGAGGCCGGGGCGTATCTGGCCTTCGACGGCCCCTCACGGGCCCATCATGCGACGGACTGGCGGCTGCCCGAGGCGCTGGCGGCGCTCGCCGACGCGGGCTTCGGTGACCGGATCCTGCTGGGCGGCGACACCACCACGGCCGCCGCCCGATCGGTCAACGGCGGCCCCGGGATGCCGTATCTGCTGGGCCGCCACCGGGAGCGACTGGCACGCACCCTGGGCAAGGACCTGGTGGCCCGGTTCCTGACGGCCAACCCGGCCCACGCCTTCGCCGCCGACTGGGCGCCTACAGGGTGA
- a CDS encoding TetR/AcrR family transcriptional regulator gives MGTQEPRGTEQPRGTQERLIRSTQELLWERGYVGTSPKAILERAGVGQGSMYHHFAGKSELALAAIRRSAEELRQSAEECLGAPGTAYDRVSAYLLRERRVLRGCPIGRMTQDRDVVHSPELRRPLDELFGWLQGRITEVLAEGQRRGELADGLDPAAGAAAVAAVVQGGYVLARAAEDPAPFDAAVQGVLALLAAQRTPGTATAATTG, from the coding sequence ATGGGCACTCAGGAACCTCGCGGCACAGAGCAACCCCGCGGCACACAAGAACGGCTCATCCGGAGCACCCAGGAGCTGCTGTGGGAGCGGGGCTATGTCGGCACCAGCCCCAAGGCGATCCTGGAGCGCGCGGGCGTCGGCCAGGGGAGCATGTATCACCACTTCGCGGGCAAGTCGGAGCTCGCGCTGGCGGCGATCCGGCGCAGCGCGGAGGAGCTGAGGCAGAGCGCCGAGGAGTGCCTGGGCGCCCCGGGCACGGCGTACGACCGCGTCTCGGCGTATCTGCTGCGTGAGCGGCGGGTGCTGCGTGGCTGCCCGATCGGCCGGATGACGCAGGACCGCGATGTGGTGCACAGCCCGGAGCTTCGGCGGCCGCTGGACGAGCTGTTCGGCTGGCTCCAGGGCCGGATCACCGAGGTTCTCGCCGAGGGGCAGCGCCGTGGCGAGCTGGCCGACGGGCTGGATCCGGCGGCCGGTGCCGCGGCCGTGGCGGCCGTCGTCCAGGGCGGCTATGTCCTGGCCCGCGCGGCCGAAGACCCCGCCCCCTTCGACGCCGCCGTTCAGGGCGTACTGGCGCTGCTCGCGGCACAGCGCACGCCCGGCACCGCCACCGCCGCCACCACCGGCTGA
- a CDS encoding DUF4865 family protein, producing MHAMQYTLTLPADYDMEIIRRRVRTKGHLLDDFAGLGLKAYGIRERGVDGAPVNQYAPFYLWADPEAMNRFLLGDGFRGVVRDFGRPAVQHWQGLFHRPGPAAGALPRTFTRRTATLAEDADAATVIAQAIAGHEELATTDGVHTTVLALDPRHWELVHFTLWADGAPEAAGDRYQVLHLSAPGTDRLGTGRQW from the coding sequence ATGCACGCCATGCAGTACACCCTCACCCTGCCCGCCGACTACGACATGGAGATCATCCGGCGCCGTGTCCGGACCAAAGGCCACCTCCTGGACGACTTCGCCGGGCTCGGCCTGAAGGCGTACGGAATCCGGGAGCGCGGGGTCGATGGCGCACCGGTCAACCAGTACGCGCCGTTTTACCTCTGGGCTGACCCGGAGGCCATGAACCGCTTCCTGCTCGGGGACGGATTCCGCGGTGTGGTCCGCGACTTCGGACGGCCCGCCGTCCAGCACTGGCAGGGGCTGTTCCACCGCCCCGGCCCGGCCGCCGGCGCGCTCCCCCGGACCTTCACCCGGCGGACCGCGACGCTCGCCGAGGACGCCGACGCCGCCACCGTCATCGCGCAGGCGATCGCCGGACACGAGGAGTTGGCCACGACGGACGGTGTCCACACCACCGTGCTGGCCCTCGATCCACGGCACTGGGAACTGGTCCACTTCACCCTCTGGGCGGACGGCGCCCCGGAGGCCGCGGGCGACCGCTACCAGGTGCTGCATCTGTCCGCCCCGGGCACCGACCGCCTCGGCACCGGGCGGCAGTGGTGA
- a CDS encoding DeoR/GlpR family DNA-binding transcription regulator, translated as MSDNQNLLAEQRRALILDEVRRRGGVRVNELTRKLNVSDMTVRRDLDALARQGMVEKVHGGAVPVSEPSAHEPGFEAKSGLELSAKEDIAKAAAEMAAPGSAIALAGGTTAFALAQQLLEVPDLTVVTNSVRVADVFYTAQRAAASGGTGPRAGAATVVLTGGVRTPSDTLVGPVADAAIRSLHFDVVFLGVHGISVEAGLSTPNLAEAETNRHFVRSARRVVVVADHTKWGTVGLSSFASLDEVDVLVTDSGLPVEARREFAELPPELVVAGEQPDGADI; from the coding sequence GTGAGCGACAACCAGAATCTCCTCGCGGAGCAGCGGCGGGCCCTGATTCTCGATGAGGTCAGGCGGCGGGGCGGGGTGCGGGTCAATGAGCTGACCCGCAAGCTGAACGTGTCGGACATGACGGTCCGTCGCGATCTGGACGCGCTGGCCCGGCAGGGCATGGTGGAGAAGGTGCACGGCGGCGCGGTGCCGGTCAGCGAGCCGAGTGCGCATGAGCCCGGTTTCGAGGCGAAGTCCGGGCTGGAGCTGAGCGCCAAGGAGGACATCGCCAAGGCGGCGGCCGAGATGGCGGCGCCGGGCAGCGCGATCGCGCTGGCGGGCGGCACGACCGCGTTCGCGCTGGCCCAGCAGCTGCTGGAGGTGCCGGATCTGACGGTGGTGACGAATTCGGTGCGGGTGGCCGATGTGTTCTACACCGCGCAGCGGGCGGCGGCCAGCGGCGGCACGGGACCGCGCGCGGGCGCCGCGACGGTGGTGCTGACGGGTGGAGTGCGGACACCGTCGGACACCTTGGTGGGCCCGGTGGCGGATGCCGCGATCCGGTCGCTGCACTTCGATGTGGTCTTCCTCGGGGTGCACGGCATATCCGTCGAGGCGGGTCTGTCGACGCCGAATCTGGCGGAGGCGGAGACCAACCGGCATTTCGTACGGTCCGCGCGGCGGGTGGTGGTGGTCGCCGACCACACCAAGTGGGGCACGGTCGGCCTGAGTTCGTTCGCCTCTCTGGACGAGGTGGATGTGCTGGTGACGGATTCCGGGCTGCCCGTGGAGGCCCGCAGGGAGTTCGCGGAGCTGCCGCCGGAGCTGGTGGTGGCGGGCGAGCAGCCGGACGGCGCAGACATCTGA
- a CDS encoding maleylpyruvate isomerase family mycothiol-dependent enzyme has product MEITEFVETLRLDGGLLADAAQEAGPDARIPACPDWQMRDLVTHVGRTHRWATEFVTQGGQQPSRPSEAPDLADDELVPWLREGHHHLVLALHSAPQDLAAWTFLPAPSPLAFWARRQAHETSVHRADAQQAAGASLTPLPSAFAADGIDELLTGFHARDRSRVRTDTPRTLRLRATNARGADWTVRLSDAPPQTVRTAPDADGPDAAKPADCTIEGPAEELYLALWNRLPWDALTVTGDASLPRLWQERAGI; this is encoded by the coding sequence ATGGAGATCACTGAATTCGTCGAAACGCTGCGACTGGACGGGGGCCTGCTCGCCGATGCCGCGCAGGAGGCGGGGCCGGACGCCCGGATTCCGGCCTGTCCCGACTGGCAGATGCGGGATCTGGTCACCCATGTGGGACGGACGCACCGCTGGGCGACGGAGTTCGTGACGCAGGGCGGGCAGCAGCCCAGCCGCCCCTCCGAGGCCCCGGATCTGGCCGATGACGAACTCGTGCCGTGGCTGCGCGAGGGCCATCACCACCTCGTCCTGGCGCTGCACTCCGCGCCGCAGGACCTGGCCGCCTGGACGTTCCTGCCCGCCCCGTCCCCGCTGGCGTTCTGGGCACGGCGGCAGGCGCACGAGACGTCGGTGCACCGCGCGGACGCCCAGCAGGCGGCCGGCGCCTCCCTCACCCCCCTCCCGTCCGCCTTCGCCGCCGACGGGATCGATGAACTCCTGACGGGCTTTCACGCCCGCGACCGCAGCCGGGTCCGTACGGACACCCCGCGGACGCTGCGGCTGCGGGCGACGAACGCTCGCGGCGCCGACTGGACCGTGCGCCTCTCCGACGCCCCGCCGCAGACCGTACGCACCGCCCCGGACGCCGACGGGCCGGACGCCGCGAAGCCTGCCGACTGCACGATCGAGGGCCCGGCCGAGGAGCTGTATCTCGCGCTGTGGAACCGGCTGCCGTGGGACGCGCTGACCGTCACCGGCGACGCATCGCTGCCCCGGCTATGGCAGGAGCGGGCCGGAATCTGA